In Thermodesulfovibrio aggregans, the following proteins share a genomic window:
- a CDS encoding MBL fold metallo-hydrolase, translated as MKIKRFEVGPLFVNSYVVYDEKTKVGIIIDPGDEPDLILDFVKEEDLNIKYIICTHGHFDHIGAVKEIKEETGADVILHREDIEIYKNSPQVAMQFFGIEIEPQPEPDKLIENEETITIFGKEIKFIHTPGHSPGSMCIYIENHLFTGDTLFAGSVGRTDLIGGSMDKLLNSLKKIAKLPMNTEVLPGHGPKTELQTEIKTNPFYHDIV; from the coding sequence ATGAAAATAAAAAGATTTGAAGTAGGTCCACTATTTGTAAACAGTTATGTTGTTTACGACGAAAAAACAAAAGTAGGCATTATCATAGACCCGGGAGATGAACCTGATTTAATTCTTGATTTTGTTAAGGAAGAAGACTTAAATATAAAATATATTATCTGCACTCATGGACATTTTGACCATATCGGAGCAGTAAAAGAAATCAAAGAGGAAACAGGAGCTGATGTCATTCTTCATAGAGAAGATATTGAAATTTATAAAAACTCACCACAGGTTGCAATGCAGTTTTTTGGAATTGAAATAGAACCACAGCCAGAACCGGATAAATTAATTGAAAATGAGGAAACAATCACAATTTTTGGCAAAGAAATCAAATTTATTCATACACCAGGGCATTCTCCAGGAAGCATGTGTATTTACATTGAAAACCATCTTTTTACAGGTGACACCCTCTTTGCAGGCTCTGTTGGAAGAACAGACCTAATCGGTGGCAGTATGGATAAACTTTTAAATTCTCTCAAAAAGATTGCCAAACTTCCCATGAATACAGAAGTGCTTCCAGGACATGGTCCTAAAACAGAACTTCAAACAGAAATAAAGACAAATCCTTTTTATCATGACATTGTTTAG
- the phnD gene encoding phosphate/phosphite/phosphonate ABC transporter substrate-binding protein, producing MTLFRILFSIFLIFTLSCSKSSQEKHSIEQKDEYIAKPLVIGVLPEESPREIYEKLYPLKKFLSESLQKPVTIEISRDFNDLEQKIKEDKIDLLIIDPATYCELKWNMKNKVFPLIKPEGGIAETRSVFVTKEGKGIEKIFDSLGKKLALGEEKSSFSYLIPLSMLRDVDISIKDFKSVDMLQKEQRIALSILIGDHDIGAMSEITANKYLKDGLKIIRYSEPTPRFLIAHTNNLKEEEIEKIKDNVINKAGDFLYKTMGVKKFVPAEDRDFDYIRVLFRNLKGVDYIEYGQKTIKVAVLPLYSPLTIYKRYDPLMRYLSEKTGYEFKLVIPKNFEEFIQIVSEGKVNFSYQNPYVFSLISKKYPIKPLAITVGEDCTTDEGICGGEKFRGIIITRKDSPINKIDDLKGKKIMIVSPSSAGGYLSQKLYLEKKGFNLNRDFKLIDAKRQEKVIIGIYKGEADAGFVREAALSVWSDEVDLSRIKILDYGEYLPNWPFAVVNNKNSELTEKVKKLITELNDQTILSKAKVKGFKESTDEDYKILKKLSY from the coding sequence ATGACATTGTTTAGGATTTTATTTTCCATATTTCTTATATTTACCCTTTCATGCAGTAAATCATCTCAAGAGAAGCATTCTATAGAACAAAAAGATGAATACATAGCTAAACCGCTGGTTATCGGAGTATTGCCTGAAGAGTCTCCAAGAGAAATATACGAAAAATTATATCCGTTAAAAAAATTTCTCTCTGAAAGCCTTCAAAAGCCTGTAACCATAGAGATATCAAGAGATTTCAATGACTTAGAACAAAAAATAAAAGAAGACAAAATAGACCTTCTCATTATAGATCCTGCAACTTATTGTGAACTCAAATGGAATATGAAAAATAAAGTATTTCCCCTCATTAAACCTGAAGGTGGTATTGCAGAAACAAGAAGTGTCTTTGTAACTAAAGAAGGAAAAGGGATTGAGAAAATATTTGACTCTCTCGGGAAAAAACTTGCCCTTGGGGAAGAAAAATCTTCTTTTAGCTATCTAATACCTCTTTCAATGCTTAGAGATGTCGATATCTCAATTAAGGACTTCAAGTCTGTTGATATGCTCCAGAAGGAACAGAGAATTGCCCTTTCCATACTGATTGGTGATCATGATATAGGAGCAATGAGCGAAATAACTGCAAATAAGTATCTTAAAGATGGGCTTAAAATAATAAGATATTCAGAACCAACACCGAGATTTTTAATTGCCCATACAAATAATTTAAAAGAGGAAGAAATAGAAAAAATAAAAGATAATGTTATCAACAAAGCAGGTGATTTTTTATATAAAACAATGGGTGTTAAGAAATTCGTTCCTGCTGAAGACAGGGATTTTGACTACATAAGAGTCCTCTTCAGAAATCTTAAAGGTGTTGATTATATTGAATATGGGCAAAAGACAATCAAGGTCGCTGTTTTGCCTCTTTATAGCCCTTTGACAATCTATAAAAGATATGATCCCCTAATGCGATATCTTTCTGAAAAAACAGGATACGAATTTAAACTGGTAATTCCTAAAAATTTTGAAGAGTTCATACAGATTGTTAGCGAAGGAAAGGTTAACTTTTCCTATCAAAATCCCTATGTATTTTCGCTCATATCAAAAAAATATCCCATAAAACCGCTTGCCATAACTGTAGGTGAAGACTGCACCACTGATGAAGGAATATGCGGAGGGGAGAAATTCAGAGGTATAATAATCACAAGAAAAGATAGCCCTATTAATAAAATTGATGATTTAAAAGGCAAGAAAATAATGATAGTGTCTCCTTCTTCAGCAGGTGGATATCTATCTCAAAAACTCTATCTTGAGAAAAAAGGCTTTAATCTGAATAGAGACTTCAAACTTATAGATGCAAAAAGACAGGAAAAAGTTATTATAGGCATTTACAAAGGGGAGGCTGATGCAGGCTTTGTAAGAGAAGCAGCCCTAAGTGTATGGTCTGATGAAGTTGATTTATCCAGAATAAAAATTCTTGACTATGGTGAATATCTTCCAAACTGGCCCTTCGCAGTGGTTAATAATAAAAATTCTGAATTGACAGAAAAGGTTAAAAAGCTTATTACAGAATTGAATGACCAGACAATTTTAAGCAAAGCTAAAGTAAAAGGTTTTAAAGAGTCAACAGATGAAGATTATAAAATACTTAAAAAACTCAGTTATTGA